In a single window of the Acyrthosiphon pisum isolate AL4f chromosome X, pea_aphid_22Mar2018_4r6ur, whole genome shotgun sequence genome:
- the LOC103309204 gene encoding FLYWCH-type zinc finger-containing protein 1-like encodes MPLEFVISQKGKQLLLLNGYLHNIHQKYDEKIVWRCTQYKKFSYKGRCHTTTDSESGELIKVTDHCHSPNIAQVEAKKVVNSMKETAANEQKNTRNIISENLEDVSIPVIGQLPTTKALSRIIQRTRVIKENPPINPSHVNSLIIPDLYKFTKKK; translated from the exons atgccgCTTGAATTTGTGATAAGTCAAAAAGGCaaacaacttttattattaaatggataTTTACATAACATACATCAAAAATACGATGAAAAAATTGTGTGGCGTTGCACGCAGTACAAGAAATTTTCTTATAAAGGACGATGTCATACTACAACAGACAGTGAATCag gggAGTTAATAAAAGTAACGGACCATTGTCATTCACCAAATATTGCTCAAGTCGAAGCTAAAAAAGTGGTTAATTCTATGAAAGAAACAGCTGcaaatgaacaaaaaaacaCAAGAAATATTATCAGTGAAAATCTTGAAGATGTGTCTATTCCGGTAATAGGACAATTACCTACAACTAAAGCGCTATCTAGAATAATTCAGAGAACAcgagttataaaagaaaatccACCAATTAATCCTAGCCACGTAAACAGTTTGATCATTCctgatttatacaaatttacaaaaaaaaaatga
- the LOC103309208 gene encoding uncharacterized protein LOC103309208, translating to MTDRTKDTYKEVSNQLLICKPDLDPKSIQIDFEQAFISVFKDIFPNAKINGCFFHFCQCVWRKIQSLGLQKMYSENSTFALQVKQLCALAFVPVHDVVYAFEELIESEYYIENESLFQPILNYFEDTWIGRPVRRKRRSPIFPLNIWNVYENVLMKRPRTNNAVEGWHNAFNSSIGVHHTTIWKFINFIKTEQNLVEAKIEKINLGESHALKRKKYKDLDQRLENVMSSGSLAHERFRDKYRMVNDCVSETNLPVLPTCHIELSANLSDAPLH from the exons atgacTGATAGAACAAAAGATACATATAAAGAAGTATCAAATCAATTGTTGATATGTAAGCCCGATCTTGATCCAAAGTCAATACAAATTGATTTTGAGCAAGcgtttatttcagtatttaaagacatttttccTAATGCAAAAATTAATGGATGTTTTTTTCACTTTTGTCAGTGTGTTTGGCGTAAAATACAATCATTAggattacaaaaaatgtattctgaAAACTCAACATTTGCTCTTCAAGTAAAACAGTTGTGTGCTTTGGCGTTCGTACCTGTACACGATGTAGTATATGCATTTGAAGAACTTATAGAGTCAGAATACTACATAGAAAATGAATCTCTTTTCCAGCCCATCCTGAATTACTTCGAGGACACTTGGATTGGACGTCCTGTACGGAGGAAAAGAAGAAGTCCAATTTTTCCATTAAATATATGGAATgtatatgaaaatgttttaatgaaacGACCAAGAACAAATAATGCAGTAGAGGGGTGGCATAATGCATTTAATTCTTCCATAGGAGTCCATCATACGACAATatggaaatttattaattttattaaaactgaaCAAAACTTGGTGGAagctaaaatagaaaaaattaatttaggagAAAGCCAtgcattaaaaagaaaaaaatataaagatttggACCAGCGACTAgaaaatgtt ATGTCGTCGGGCTCTCTGGCACACGAGCGGTTTCGAGATAAATATCGCATGGTTAACGACTGTGTGTCCGAAACAAATTTACCAGTCCTACCGACTTGTCATATTGAATTATCTGCTAACCTGTCCGACGCACCACTTCATTAA